One genomic window of Actinoplanes lobatus includes the following:
- a CDS encoding sugar ABC transporter permease: MAQMTTTPPITAFSAPPPSEAPVNKPRRGRRSIVASIGLHGTMIVASLIAIGPIAWVLLSSFKPGYAVQSSELTLVKDPTLANYEYVLFDTNFPMWFLNSVLVAAFTMLLGIFFSATTGYAMSRFNFPGRRPLMMVFLITQMFPVAILIVPIYTIMAKLGLINTLPSLVIAYLTIAVPFCAWMLKGYFDSIPNSLDEAASLDGCGPFRTFWTVILPLARPAIAVTGFYTFLTAWGEVAYASAFIQEDEKFTLAYGMRQFVPQFNPQWEYLTAAAILVTIPAGIVFLFAQKHLVSGLTAGGTKG; this comes from the coding sequence ATGGCCCAGATGACGACCACTCCGCCGATCACGGCTTTCTCGGCGCCACCGCCGTCCGAGGCGCCCGTCAACAAACCGCGGCGCGGCCGGCGCAGCATTGTCGCCTCGATCGGGCTGCACGGCACCATGATCGTGGCCTCGCTCATCGCGATCGGCCCGATCGCCTGGGTGCTGCTCTCCTCGTTCAAGCCCGGGTACGCCGTACAGAGCAGCGAACTCACCCTGGTCAAGGACCCCACCCTGGCCAACTACGAGTACGTGCTGTTCGACACCAACTTCCCGATGTGGTTCCTCAACTCGGTGCTGGTGGCGGCGTTCACGATGCTGCTCGGCATCTTCTTCTCGGCCACCACCGGCTACGCCATGTCCCGGTTCAACTTCCCGGGCCGCCGGCCGCTGATGATGGTCTTCCTGATCACCCAGATGTTCCCGGTGGCCATCCTGATCGTGCCGATCTACACGATCATGGCGAAGCTGGGCCTGATCAACACGCTGCCGTCGCTGGTCATCGCGTACCTGACCATCGCCGTGCCGTTCTGTGCCTGGATGCTCAAGGGCTACTTCGACTCGATCCCGAACTCGCTCGACGAGGCGGCGTCGCTGGACGGCTGTGGCCCGTTCCGTACGTTCTGGACGGTGATCCTGCCGCTGGCCCGCCCGGCGATCGCGGTGACCGGCTTCTACACCTTCCTCACCGCGTGGGGCGAGGTGGCCTACGCGTCGGCCTTCATCCAGGAAGACGAGAAGTTCACCCTGGCCTACGGCATGCGCCAGTTCGTGCCCCAGTTCAATCCGCAGTGGGAATACCTGACCGCCGCGGCCATTCTGGTCACGATCCCGGCCGGAATCGTATTCCTCTTCGCCCAGAAGCATCTCGTCTCCGGCCTTACCGCCGGCGGCACGAAGGGCTGA
- a CDS encoding carbohydrate ABC transporter permease — MSTVTADPAPGRVGLPTKLRQSWDKNWSAWAMVVPVVLVLAILIFYPLINGFWISFTNQTEANQLAEICTKSITGGEVCKENPNAWSFVGLDNYANVLSGKVGEFWMWTANTLVWTVVGVAFHYGLGLGLAVMINRQMRFRGLYRVLLVLPWAVPAFVSAFAWKFLFNERFGVINEMLGWVGVDPVAWFDSRWTSMFTAVVTNIWLGVPFMMVALLGGMQSISDELYEAAEIDGASPWQRFRAITLPGLRPVSMTVILLGTIWTFNMFPIIFLVTEGQPAGQTEILVTGAFRAAFEGLRNYSLASTYGVLILSILLVFSVFYRRVLRKQGEVW; from the coding sequence ATGAGCACTGTGACCGCCGACCCGGCGCCGGGCCGCGTCGGACTGCCGACCAAGTTGCGGCAGAGCTGGGACAAGAACTGGTCGGCCTGGGCGATGGTCGTGCCCGTCGTCCTCGTCCTGGCGATCCTGATCTTCTACCCCCTGATCAACGGCTTCTGGATCTCGTTCACCAACCAGACCGAGGCCAACCAGCTCGCCGAGATCTGCACCAAGTCCATCACCGGCGGCGAGGTCTGCAAGGAGAACCCGAACGCCTGGTCGTTCGTGGGCCTGGACAACTACGCCAACGTCCTCTCCGGCAAGGTCGGCGAGTTCTGGATGTGGACCGCGAACACCCTGGTGTGGACGGTGGTCGGGGTGGCCTTCCACTACGGTCTCGGCCTCGGCCTGGCCGTCATGATCAACCGGCAGATGCGGTTCCGCGGTCTCTACCGGGTGCTGCTCGTGCTGCCCTGGGCGGTCCCCGCGTTCGTCAGCGCCTTCGCCTGGAAGTTCCTCTTCAACGAGCGCTTCGGCGTGATCAACGAGATGCTCGGATGGGTCGGCGTCGATCCGGTCGCCTGGTTCGACAGCCGCTGGACCTCGATGTTCACGGCCGTCGTCACCAACATCTGGCTCGGTGTCCCGTTCATGATGGTGGCCCTGCTCGGCGGTATGCAGAGCATCTCCGACGAGCTCTACGAGGCGGCCGAGATCGACGGGGCGTCGCCGTGGCAGCGCTTCCGCGCGATCACCCTGCCCGGCCTGCGCCCGGTCAGCATGACGGTGATCCTGCTCGGCACCATCTGGACCTTCAACATGTTCCCGATCATCTTCCTGGTGACCGAGGGACAGCCGGCGGGCCAGACCGAGATCCTGGTGACCGGCGCCTTCCGGGCGGCCTTCGAGGGTCTCCGCAACTACTCGCTCGCCTCCACCTACGGCGTGCTGATCCTGTCGATCCTGCTCGTCTTCTCGGTGTTCTACCGGCGGGTGCTGCGCAAGCAAGGCGAGGTTTGGTGA
- a CDS encoding LacI family DNA-binding transcriptional regulator gives MRARMADIAKQAQVSEATVSRVINDRPGVSAETRQAVLTALDVLGYERPERLRKRSAGLVGLVVPELENPIFPAFAQVIESTLAQHGYTPVLCTQSPGGVTEDEYVEMLLDRQVSGIVFISSLAADTTSDRSRYQRLLDRPLPIVLVNGYAKELEAPFVSCDDRVAGELAVTHLVALGHRRIGMISGPNRFINTQRKLQGYRTAMKREVGLSDAEVDEMISLTLFGVEGGEVAADRLLAKGVTGIICASDMMALGAIRAARRRGLRVPEEVSVIGFDDSALIPFTDPPLTTLRQPVAAMAVAAVRSLVDEINGHGAPHSEYLFHPELVVRNSTAVAPMRSEVSVTVA, from the coding sequence ATGCGTGCGCGAATGGCCGATATCGCCAAACAGGCTCAGGTCAGTGAGGCGACGGTGTCGCGTGTCATAAATGACCGCCCCGGCGTCTCGGCTGAAACCCGGCAAGCGGTTCTGACCGCACTCGACGTGCTGGGGTATGAACGACCGGAAAGATTGCGCAAGCGCAGCGCCGGCCTCGTCGGCCTGGTCGTCCCCGAGCTGGAAAACCCGATCTTCCCGGCCTTCGCCCAGGTGATCGAGTCGACGCTGGCGCAGCACGGCTACACGCCGGTGCTCTGCACCCAGTCGCCGGGCGGCGTCACCGAGGACGAGTACGTGGAGATGCTCCTCGACCGGCAGGTCTCCGGCATCGTCTTCATCTCCTCACTCGCCGCCGACACCACCTCGGACCGCTCCCGCTACCAGCGCCTGCTCGACCGGCCGCTGCCGATCGTGCTGGTCAACGGCTATGCGAAGGAGCTGGAGGCGCCGTTCGTCTCGTGCGACGACCGGGTCGCCGGCGAGCTGGCGGTCACCCATCTGGTGGCGCTCGGGCACCGCCGGATCGGCATGATCTCCGGCCCCAACCGGTTCATCAACACCCAGCGCAAGCTCCAGGGCTACCGCACCGCCATGAAGCGCGAGGTGGGCCTGAGCGACGCCGAGGTGGACGAGATGATCTCGCTGACCCTGTTCGGCGTGGAGGGCGGCGAGGTGGCCGCCGACCGGCTGCTGGCCAAGGGCGTGACCGGCATCATCTGCGCCTCGGACATGATGGCGCTGGGCGCGATCCGGGCCGCCCGGCGGCGTGGCCTGCGGGTTCCGGAGGAGGTGTCGGTCATCGGCTTCGACGACTCGGCGCTGATCCCGTTCACCGACCCGCCGCTGACCACGCTGCGCCAGCCGGTCGCCGCCATGGCGGTGGCCGCGGTCCGTTCCCTGGTCGACGAGATCAACGGGCACGGCGCGCCGCACTCTGAGTACCTTTTCCATCCCGAGTTGGTGGTCCGAAACTCGACGGCGGTCGCTCCGATGCGCTCGGAGGTTTCCGTCACCGTCGCCTGA
- a CDS encoding extracellular solute-binding protein — translation MRRINKGLAALTSVALAFTIAACGEEKSGSTETKAADPASLSAELTWWDTSDAKNEGPAFQELIANFNKTYPNVKINYQSVPFAEAQNKFKTAAAAKTGAPDILRAEVAWVPEFASLGYLYSLDGSELLADESDYLAAPMASTKFDGKTYGVPQVTDSLALLYNKELVQKAGVEVPKTWAELKTAAQAVKQKTGVDGLYVNAAGYFTLPFMYGEGGDLVDTAGKKIVVNSEQNVAGLKVAKDLIDSGASVKPSATDGYGTMMTLFKEKKVAFIINGPWEVNNIKSAPGFGGVENLGVAPVPAGSAKAGAPIGGHDYVIWSGVPQEKAAAAVAFVKFLNSAESQAFLAEKLGLLPTRKSAYDVASVKSNAVVSAFKPVAEAAVSRPWIPEGGQFFGPLDQMATEVLIQNKDAKASLDAVANKYKAEVVPSYATN, via the coding sequence ATGCGTCGCATAAACAAGGGACTCGCCGCTCTCACCTCCGTCGCTCTCGCCTTCACGATCGCCGCCTGCGGCGAGGAGAAGTCGGGCTCCACGGAGACCAAGGCGGCCGACCCGGCTTCCCTGTCCGCTGAGCTCACGTGGTGGGACACCTCGGACGCGAAGAACGAGGGTCCGGCCTTCCAGGAGCTGATCGCGAACTTCAACAAGACGTACCCGAACGTCAAGATCAACTACCAGTCGGTGCCGTTCGCCGAGGCGCAGAACAAGTTCAAGACCGCCGCCGCCGCGAAGACCGGCGCGCCGGACATCCTCCGTGCCGAGGTCGCCTGGGTTCCCGAGTTCGCCTCCCTGGGCTACCTGTACTCGCTGGACGGCTCCGAGCTGCTCGCCGACGAGTCGGACTACCTGGCCGCCCCGATGGCGTCCACCAAGTTCGACGGCAAGACCTACGGCGTCCCGCAGGTCACCGACAGCCTCGCCCTGCTCTACAACAAGGAGCTGGTGCAGAAGGCCGGCGTCGAGGTCCCGAAGACCTGGGCCGAGCTGAAGACCGCGGCCCAGGCCGTCAAGCAGAAGACCGGCGTCGACGGCCTGTACGTCAACGCGGCCGGCTACTTCACCCTGCCGTTCATGTACGGCGAGGGCGGTGACCTGGTCGACACCGCGGGCAAGAAGATCGTGGTCAACTCCGAGCAGAACGTGGCCGGCCTCAAGGTCGCCAAGGACCTGATCGACAGCGGCGCCTCGGTCAAGCCGTCGGCCACCGACGGCTACGGCACGATGATGACCCTCTTCAAGGAGAAGAAGGTCGCCTTCATCATCAACGGCCCGTGGGAGGTCAACAACATCAAGTCCGCCCCGGGCTTCGGTGGCGTCGAGAACCTCGGTGTCGCCCCGGTCCCGGCCGGTTCGGCGAAGGCCGGCGCCCCGATCGGCGGCCACGACTACGTGATCTGGTCCGGCGTTCCGCAGGAGAAGGCCGCCGCCGCCGTCGCGTTCGTCAAGTTCCTGAACTCCGCCGAGTCGCAGGCGTTCCTCGCCGAGAAGCTGGGCCTGCTGCCCACCCGCAAGTCGGCCTACGACGTCGCGTCGGTGAAGAGCAACGCGGTCGTCTCGGCCTTCAAGCCGGTCGCCGAGGCCGCCGTCAGCCGCCCGTGGATCCCGGAGGGTGGCCAGTTCTTCGGCCCGCTCGACCAGATGGCCACCGAGGTCCTGATCCAGAACAAGGACGCCAAGGCTTCGCTGGACGCCGTGGCCAACAAGTACAAGGCCGAGGTCGTCCCCTCGTACGCCACCAACTGA
- the pulA gene encoding pullulanase-type alpha-1,6-glucosidase, translating into MAPRKSLHRRLRLGAALLSLFLPLVAVPASTAVAAPSVPSDAVIANWGSDNPTSGEQFYFVLPDRFANGDARNDKGGLSGDRLSTGYDPTDKGFYHGGDLKGVMDRLDYIQGLGTTAIWLAPVFKNRPVQGTGTDVSAGYHGYWITDFTQVDPHFGTNADLKKLVKLAHQRGMKIYLDIIVNHTADVIKYAENTQTYVDKADSPYTDTDGQPFEDRNYAASSTFPETDATSYPYTPVFGSTADRTVKKPSWLNDVNMYHNRGDSTFAGENSEYGDFVGLDDLFTERPEVVEGMTEIYSDWIADTGIDGYRLDTVKHSNLEFWQQWAPGVERAAKKAGKDDFFMFGEVYTADQEIQSTYVREGKLPATLDFSFQEAARGFVTGNSGADALSALYSKDDLYTARNTGADRLPTFLGNHDMGRIGSFIAAAATADTQLKRDQLAHELMFLTRGQPVVYSGDEQGFTGPGGDKDARQDLYASKSADYLDDDLIGTDSTHAVDNYNTSHPLYQTIAALAKLRKANPALVTGVQVTRYAAEGQGVFAASRIDRAKRGEYVVASNNATTAQTVSFATSTPNATFTGIYGGATAVTSDATGKITITVPALSSVVLKAGNAIAVPSAAPTVSISGPKPDASVATRTEIVADVVGDPLSTVTFAAQAGNGEWKLLGTADRAPYRVYHDLTGLAGDTPVRYKAVVRDSKGRLASSTVNITVGTPEATSTAGYAVVHYQRPDGEYDDQNLYVWGDVDPSMSTSWPNGQQFIGADSYGRFAYVKLKPGAKSVGFIVVDDDGDKDVDADRSINVGENPEIWVKQGDAKVYTSRQAATGEPGPAQDTTKAVIHWNRADGNYDGWGMHVWSGAANPTDWSSPLLPARIDSYGAVFEVPLAAGATSLSYIIHRGDEKDLPADQSLDFAKAGHEVWLLAGQESRLLPLVKTAGGGGVADVTKSAAVWLDRGTIAWKTGTGTTLEPVGAGTDGKIYDLVWSPTGGIGVADGELTGTYSSTGLTAQRNGLTEAQREAFPHLWQYGAFRTSKKDLAEVLKGQVVVTERDAAGKLLSATGVQLSGVLDDVYGSATDATLGPVVSGKKASVAVWAPTARGVELEVYDTAGQVSPALVELTRDDRTGVWSGRGDWAGKYYKFRVTAWQPAAQKMVTASVTDPYAVALTADSTRSRFVSLSDPALAPAGWAGLRKPAAVAPAKIQISELSVRDFSIADASVPASSRGTFSAFTQKNTEGMKHLAELSKAGVTHLHLLPAFDFATIPEKRADQQQPACDLASLPADSEEQQACIAAVAATDGYNWGYDPLHYTVPEGGYAVSPDDRTKEFRSMVAGVNQAGLRVVMDVVYNHTSAAGTDAKSVLDQIVPGYYHRLLEDGTVANSTCCANTAPENAMMGKLVVDSIVTWAKQYKVDGFRFDLMGHHPKENILAVRKALDKLTLARDGVDGKNIYVYGEGWNFGEVANDARFIQATQLNMGGTGIGVFNDRLRDAVRGGGPFDGNPRIQGFASGLAGAPNGDAVNGTAAEQKARLLHYQDLIKVGLTGNLADYTFTDSSGATVKGSQVDYNGAPAGYTVDPGESITYVDAHDNEILYDALAYKLPQATTAADRARAQSVALATTVLGQGVGFVTAGSEILRSKSLDRNSFNSGDWFNQIIWDCTQGNGFGRGLPPKADNESKYAYAKPLLADPALVPDCASMNLSNNLYQELLRIRKSSPAFGLATGSQVRQRVSFPLSGLNETPGVITMTIDARGVDRQWKSITVVFNAGTTAATQTVPALAGKKVALHPVQQASADPVTRSASFAAATGTLTVPARTVSVFVQS; encoded by the coding sequence GTGGCACCGAGAAAATCTTTACACCGCCGTCTGCGACTGGGCGCCGCGCTGCTCAGTCTTTTCCTCCCGCTCGTCGCCGTGCCGGCCTCCACCGCCGTCGCGGCTCCTTCCGTTCCCAGCGACGCGGTGATCGCGAACTGGGGCTCGGACAACCCGACCTCCGGTGAGCAGTTCTACTTCGTGCTCCCGGACCGGTTCGCCAACGGCGACGCCCGCAACGACAAGGGCGGGCTCTCCGGCGACCGGCTGTCGACCGGCTACGACCCCACCGACAAGGGCTTCTACCACGGTGGCGACCTCAAAGGCGTGATGGACCGGCTGGACTACATCCAGGGCCTCGGGACCACCGCCATCTGGCTCGCCCCGGTCTTCAAGAACCGTCCCGTGCAGGGCACCGGCACCGACGTGTCGGCCGGCTACCACGGTTACTGGATCACCGACTTCACCCAGGTCGACCCGCACTTCGGCACCAACGCGGACCTGAAGAAGCTGGTCAAGCTCGCGCACCAGCGGGGCATGAAGATCTACCTGGACATCATCGTCAACCACACCGCGGACGTCATCAAGTACGCGGAGAACACCCAGACGTACGTCGACAAGGCCGACTCCCCGTACACCGACACCGACGGGCAGCCGTTCGAGGACCGCAACTACGCGGCCTCCTCGACGTTCCCGGAGACCGACGCGACGTCGTACCCGTACACCCCGGTCTTCGGCAGCACCGCGGACAGGACCGTCAAGAAGCCGTCCTGGCTGAACGACGTGAACATGTACCACAACCGCGGCGACTCCACCTTCGCCGGCGAGAACAGTGAGTACGGCGACTTCGTCGGCCTCGACGACCTCTTCACCGAGCGTCCCGAGGTGGTCGAGGGCATGACCGAGATCTACTCGGACTGGATCGCCGACACCGGCATCGACGGCTACCGCCTGGACACCGTCAAGCACTCCAACCTGGAGTTCTGGCAGCAGTGGGCGCCCGGCGTCGAGCGGGCCGCCAAGAAGGCCGGCAAGGACGACTTCTTCATGTTCGGCGAGGTCTACACCGCCGACCAGGAGATCCAGTCGACCTACGTACGCGAGGGCAAGCTCCCGGCCACGCTGGACTTCTCCTTCCAGGAGGCGGCGCGCGGCTTCGTCACCGGCAACAGCGGCGCCGACGCACTGTCCGCCCTGTATTCCAAGGACGACCTCTACACCGCCCGCAACACCGGCGCGGACCGGCTGCCCACCTTCCTCGGCAACCACGACATGGGCCGGATCGGCTCCTTCATCGCCGCCGCGGCGACCGCCGACACCCAGCTCAAGCGCGACCAGCTCGCCCACGAGCTGATGTTCCTGACCCGGGGCCAGCCGGTCGTCTACTCCGGTGACGAGCAGGGCTTCACCGGGCCGGGCGGCGACAAGGACGCCCGCCAGGACCTGTACGCGAGCAAGAGCGCGGACTACCTGGACGACGACCTGATCGGCACCGACAGCACCCACGCGGTGGACAACTACAACACGTCGCACCCGCTCTACCAGACCATCGCGGCGCTCGCGAAGCTCCGCAAGGCGAACCCGGCGCTGGTCACCGGCGTCCAGGTGACCCGGTACGCGGCCGAGGGCCAGGGCGTCTTCGCGGCCTCCCGCATCGACAGGGCCAAGCGGGGCGAGTACGTGGTCGCGTCCAACAACGCCACCACCGCGCAGACCGTCAGCTTCGCCACCTCGACGCCGAACGCCACGTTCACCGGGATCTACGGCGGCGCCACGGCGGTGACCTCGGACGCCACTGGCAAGATCACCATCACGGTTCCGGCGCTGTCCTCGGTCGTCCTCAAGGCCGGGAACGCGATCGCCGTACCCTCCGCCGCTCCGACCGTGAGCATCAGCGGCCCGAAGCCGGACGCCTCGGTCGCCACCCGCACCGAGATCGTCGCCGACGTCGTCGGCGACCCGCTGTCGACCGTGACCTTCGCGGCCCAGGCCGGAAACGGCGAATGGAAGCTGCTCGGCACCGCCGACCGCGCGCCCTACCGCGTCTACCACGACCTGACCGGGCTGGCCGGGGACACCCCGGTGCGGTACAAGGCAGTGGTGCGCGACAGCAAGGGACGGCTCGCGTCCTCGACCGTGAACATCACCGTCGGCACCCCGGAGGCCACCTCCACCGCCGGCTACGCGGTCGTGCACTACCAGCGGCCGGACGGCGAGTACGACGACCAGAACCTGTACGTGTGGGGCGACGTCGACCCGTCCATGTCCACCAGCTGGCCCAACGGTCAGCAGTTCATCGGCGCCGACTCGTACGGCCGCTTCGCCTACGTGAAGCTCAAGCCGGGCGCGAAGAGCGTCGGGTTCATCGTGGTCGACGACGACGGCGACAAGGACGTCGACGCGGACCGCAGCATCAACGTCGGCGAGAACCCGGAGATCTGGGTCAAGCAGGGCGACGCCAAGGTCTACACCTCCCGGCAGGCCGCCACCGGCGAGCCCGGCCCGGCGCAGGACACCACCAAGGCGGTCATCCACTGGAACCGCGCCGACGGGAACTACGACGGCTGGGGCATGCACGTCTGGTCCGGCGCCGCGAACCCGACCGACTGGTCGAGCCCGCTGCTCCCGGCCCGGATCGACAGCTACGGCGCGGTCTTCGAGGTGCCGCTCGCGGCCGGGGCGACCTCGCTGAGCTACATCATCCACCGCGGCGACGAGAAGGACCTGCCCGCCGACCAGTCCCTCGACTTCGCCAAGGCGGGGCACGAGGTCTGGCTGCTCGCCGGTCAGGAGAGCCGCCTGCTGCCGCTGGTCAAGACCGCCGGCGGCGGTGGCGTGGCCGACGTGACCAAGTCCGCCGCGGTCTGGCTGGACCGGGGCACGATCGCCTGGAAGACCGGCACCGGCACCACTCTGGAGCCGGTCGGGGCGGGCACCGACGGCAAGATCTACGACCTGGTCTGGTCGCCCACCGGCGGGATCGGCGTCGCGGACGGCGAGCTGACCGGGACGTACTCCTCCACGGGATTGACCGCTCAGCGCAACGGCCTCACCGAGGCGCAGCGCGAGGCGTTCCCGCACCTCTGGCAGTACGGCGCCTTCCGTACCTCTAAAAAAGATCTTGCAGAGGTTCTCAAGGGCCAGGTCGTGGTCACCGAGCGCGACGCCGCCGGCAAGCTGCTCTCGGCCACCGGCGTCCAGCTCTCCGGCGTCCTCGACGACGTCTACGGTTCCGCGACCGACGCCACCCTCGGCCCGGTCGTCAGCGGGAAGAAGGCGAGCGTCGCGGTGTGGGCGCCGACCGCCCGCGGCGTCGAGCTCGAGGTCTACGACACCGCCGGCCAGGTCTCCCCGGCCCTCGTGGAGCTGACCCGCGACGACCGCACCGGCGTCTGGTCCGGCCGCGGCGACTGGGCCGGCAAGTACTACAAGTTCCGGGTCACCGCGTGGCAGCCGGCCGCGCAGAAGATGGTCACGGCGTCGGTCACCGACCCGTACGCGGTCGCGCTGACCGCCGACTCCACCCGCAGCCGTTTCGTCAGCCTGTCCGACCCGGCGCTCGCGCCGGCCGGCTGGGCGGGCCTCAGGAAGCCGGCCGCCGTTGCACCCGCGAAGATCCAGATCTCCGAGCTGTCGGTCCGGGACTTCTCGATCGCCGACGCGTCCGTGCCCGCTTCCTCCCGCGGCACGTTCAGCGCCTTCACCCAGAAGAACACCGAAGGCATGAAGCACCTGGCCGAGCTGAGCAAGGCCGGGGTCACCCACCTGCACCTGCTGCCGGCGTTCGACTTCGCCACCATCCCGGAGAAGCGCGCCGACCAGCAGCAGCCCGCCTGTGACCTGGCGTCGCTGCCCGCCGACTCGGAGGAGCAGCAGGCCTGCATCGCCGCGGTGGCCGCGACCGACGGCTACAACTGGGGCTACGACCCGCTGCACTACACGGTTCCGGAGGGCGGCTACGCGGTCTCGCCCGACGACCGGACCAAGGAGTTCCGGTCCATGGTCGCCGGCGTCAACCAGGCCGGCCTGCGGGTGGTCATGGACGTCGTCTACAACCACACCTCGGCGGCCGGGACCGACGCCAAGTCGGTGCTCGACCAGATCGTGCCCGGCTACTACCACCGGCTGCTCGAGGACGGCACCGTCGCCAACTCCACCTGCTGCGCCAACACCGCGCCGGAGAACGCGATGATGGGCAAGCTCGTGGTCGACTCGATCGTCACGTGGGCCAAGCAGTACAAGGTCGACGGGTTCCGTTTCGACCTGATGGGCCATCACCCGAAGGAGAACATCCTGGCGGTGCGCAAGGCCCTCGACAAGCTGACCTTGGCGCGGGACGGCGTCGACGGCAAGAACATCTATGTGTACGGCGAGGGCTGGAACTTCGGTGAGGTGGCGAACGACGCCCGCTTCATCCAGGCCACCCAGCTGAACATGGGCGGCACCGGGATCGGCGTGTTCAACGACCGGCTCCGGGACGCGGTCCGTGGCGGCGGCCCGTTCGACGGCAACCCGCGCATCCAGGGCTTCGCGTCCGGCCTGGCCGGCGCCCCCAACGGCGACGCGGTCAACGGCACCGCGGCGGAGCAGAAGGCGCGCCTGCTGCACTACCAGGACCTGATCAAGGTCGGTCTGACCGGCAACCTGGCGGACTACACGTTCACCGACTCGTCCGGCGCGACCGTCAAGGGCTCGCAGGTCGACTACAACGGGGCGCCGGCCGGCTACACGGTCGACCCCGGGGAGTCGATCACCTACGTCGACGCGCACGACAACGAGATCCTGTACGACGCGCTGGCGTACAAGCTGCCCCAGGCCACCACGGCCGCGGACCGGGCACGGGCGCAGTCGGTGGCGCTGGCCACCACGGTGCTCGGGCAGGGTGTGGGCTTCGTGACCGCGGGCAGCGAGATCCTGCGTTCCAAGTCGCTGGACCGGAACTCGTTCAACTCCGGTGACTGGTTCAACCAGATCATCTGGGACTGCACGCAGGGCAACGGTTTCGGCCGGGGTCTGCCGCCCAAGGCGGACAACGAGTCGAAGTACGCCTACGCCAAGCCGCTGCTGGCCGACCCGGCCCTGGTGCCGGACTGCGCCTCGATGAACCTGTCCAACAACCTCTACCAGGAGCTGCTCAGGATCCGGAAGTCCAGCCCGGCGTTCGGTCTGGCCACCGGCTCGCAGGTGCGCCAGCGGGTGTCGTTCCCGCTGTCCGGCCTGAACGAGACCCCTGGCGTGATCACCATGACGATCGACGCCCGCGGCGTGGACCGTCAGTGGAAGTCGATCACGGTGGTCTTCAACGCCGGCACCACGGCGGCCACCCAGACGGTGCCCGCGCTGGCCGGCAAGAAGGTCGCCCTCCACCCGGTGCAGCAGGCCTCGGCCGACCCGGTCACCCGCTCCGCGTCCTTCGCGGCGGCGACCGGCACGCTCACCGTCCCCGCACGGACCGTCTCGGTCTTCGTGCAGAGCTGA